Proteins co-encoded in one Oceanococcus atlanticus genomic window:
- a CDS encoding GNAT family N-acetyltransferase: MQEIFPSSVPRSNKSLQVTFAPPRTFASAKARVAANGLGRRLMRAAESALEARGCPKLNIQVRSTNEAVLAFYNKLGYTVDPVVSLGKRLIQDTQQ, from the coding sequence TTGCAAGAAATCTTTCCTTCTAGCGTGCCGCGCTCTAACAAGTCGCTGCAGGTGACGTTTGCCCCGCCACGCACTTTTGCTTCCGCAAAAGCACGCGTCGCCGCAAACGGTTTGGGGCGACGTTTAATGCGGGCGGCAGAATCTGCTTTGGAGGCGCGTGGATGTCCAAAACTCAATATTCAAGTCCGCAGCACCAATGAAGCCGTTTTGGCGTTCTACAATAAATTGGGCTACACAGTTGATCCGGTGGTGAGCCTCGGAAAACGCCTCATACAGGACACACAGCAGTGA
- a CDS encoding GNAT family N-acetyltransferase: MTLSLDIRRGDLGNRAVRQLLQEHLNSMAEHSPPESIHALPIEQLSAIDVSFWCGWDGQQLAGCGALKELSPTAGEIKTMRTASSYLRRGVAAQILGHVMAEATKRGYTSLSLETGSADAFLPAQRLYQKYGFGYCEPFGDYEADPFSVFMTKTLA, translated from the coding sequence GTGACATTGAGCTTGGATATTCGCCGGGGTGATCTTGGCAATCGGGCGGTTCGGCAATTGCTCCAGGAACACCTCAATAGTATGGCTGAACACTCCCCTCCAGAAAGTATTCATGCCTTGCCTATCGAGCAATTATCGGCAATAGATGTTTCGTTCTGGTGTGGTTGGGATGGTCAACAGCTAGCTGGGTGTGGGGCTCTAAAAGAACTCAGTCCAACCGCTGGCGAGATCAAAACCATGCGAACTGCAAGTTCGTACCTACGTCGTGGTGTGGCTGCTCAAATTCTTGGCCATGTGATGGCTGAAGCAACGAAACGTGGTTACACGTCGCTCAGTCTGGAAACAGGGTCTGCTGATGCTTTCCTGCCAGCACAACGGCTTTATCAAAAATATGGTTTTGGCTACTGTGAGCCATTCGGGGACTATGAGGCTGATCCGTTCAGCGTATTTATGACCAAGACTTTGGCTTAG
- a CDS encoding DUF4386 family protein encodes MKLEMRIGGVSALVQALCYLIGFGLLATLMNPGSTEGWTQVQKLEFILERQSLFVFWNVVIYVVFGAALVVLAVVLHRLLEPLSSLLVSIATPFGLIWAGLVVASGMLANVGLAWVAQAYKTGAEAAAQTWTMIGIVQDGIGGGVEVVGGLWVLGISAAALRSRSVLPNSINLLGLVVGVCGAVTIVPALSGMGAVFGLLQIVWFVGVGIVLLRAKDAHQYAVARV; translated from the coding sequence ATGAAGCTTGAAATGCGAATCGGCGGCGTGTCCGCATTGGTGCAGGCGCTCTGTTACCTAATTGGCTTCGGCTTGTTGGCGACGTTGATGAACCCAGGCAGCACCGAGGGATGGACGCAGGTGCAGAAATTGGAATTCATTCTTGAGCGTCAATCGCTGTTCGTATTCTGGAACGTTGTCATTTATGTGGTGTTCGGTGCGGCGTTGGTGGTTCTTGCCGTTGTGCTGCACCGTTTGCTTGAACCATTGAGTTCACTGCTTGTGTCAATCGCGACACCATTCGGGCTGATCTGGGCAGGCCTGGTTGTTGCGAGCGGAATGCTTGCGAACGTAGGACTTGCCTGGGTTGCACAGGCCTATAAAACAGGTGCAGAAGCAGCGGCGCAGACTTGGACGATGATCGGTATTGTCCAAGATGGAATCGGCGGCGGCGTCGAAGTGGTTGGCGGGCTTTGGGTTCTCGGCATCAGTGCTGCGGCGCTCCGGTCACGGTCAGTGCTGCCGAACTCGATTAACCTGCTTGGCCTTGTTGTCGGGGTTTGTGGGGCCGTCACAATCGTTCCGGCGCTAAGTGGAATGGGAGCGGTTTTTGGACTGTTGCAAATCGTTTGGTTTGTCGGCGTGGGGATCGTGCTGCTCCGTGCAAAAGACGCTCACCAATACGCCGTGGCTAGGGTTTGA
- a CDS encoding oxygenase MpaB family protein, with protein sequence MSKQRWSWARSEISTLDPRSDAQRMAHLSFEVRFGTPIFLHALFNVAFAYNMGIPDTARILYREGRGTIMRRTRKRNFDSMIFFGELYRHGDSPEGVAICERLNRIHANFPIHNDLSLYTLATLACLPYRIGQRFAGLGGPSYAEYEAQFNFWCRIGQLLNIQDIPETLPAFMTWMQCYEKKHFAHTLAADAVVEAMADEWADYWFPASLQHTAKGVFLHLIDPEVRERMQLKHPTAGQRFIGDTAIKAFFLAKRMLPDPEERSMVEFFAQNYAVGSGLESVGVDVER encoded by the coding sequence ATGTCTAAACAACGCTGGAGCTGGGCGCGCAGTGAAATCTCCACCCTTGATCCCAGGTCTGATGCGCAGCGGATGGCTCATTTAAGTTTTGAGGTTAGATTCGGTACGCCGATTTTCCTGCACGCTTTGTTCAATGTCGCCTTTGCCTACAACATGGGCATCCCGGACACGGCAAGAATCCTTTACCGGGAGGGGCGTGGAACGATCATGCGACGGACACGAAAGCGCAATTTCGATTCAATGATATTTTTCGGTGAGCTGTATCGGCATGGTGACAGTCCCGAAGGCGTTGCCATTTGCGAACGCCTCAACCGAATCCATGCCAATTTCCCCATACATAACGATCTATCGCTGTATACATTGGCGACGCTCGCATGTTTGCCGTACAGGATTGGTCAGCGATTTGCTGGGCTTGGTGGACCTTCTTATGCCGAGTATGAGGCGCAGTTCAATTTCTGGTGCCGAATAGGCCAGCTACTGAATATTCAAGATATACCTGAGACGCTTCCAGCCTTCATGACGTGGATGCAGTGCTATGAGAAGAAACATTTCGCTCATACCCTTGCCGCCGACGCCGTTGTTGAAGCCATGGCTGATGAGTGGGCGGACTATTGGTTTCCCGCATCCTTGCAGCACACCGCGAAAGGTGTTTTTCTTCACCTTATCGACCCTGAAGTCCGTGAAAGGATGCAATTAAAGCACCCCACGGCTGGGCAGCGTTTTATTGGTGATACGGCCATCAAGGCGTTTTTCTTGGCCAAGCGAATGCTTCCAGATCCAGAGGAAAGAAGCATGGTGGAATTCTTTGCGCAGAACTATGCTGTAGGAAGCGGATTAGAAAGCGTTGGTGTTGATGTCGAGCGCTGA
- a CDS encoding GNAT family N-acetyltransferase: MLKLVPADYQYAADLFEAVHESRADLEPWLAWAKSTYSMDDVNHWLGHIAPQGYEFFVLDAAGRYVGSVGLNALRPANRIANLGYWIRSSAKGRGLATAAVTALVAWARSNTDFNRLEVVVAVGNTASRRVAEKAGAHYEGVAKARLLLKGQYHDAAMYSFTSGADVA; encoded by the coding sequence ATGCTCAAACTCGTGCCTGCCGATTATCAGTATGCCGCCGATCTGTTTGAGGCAGTGCATGAGTCACGCGCTGATCTGGAGCCTTGGTTGGCTTGGGCCAAATCGACATACTCGATGGATGACGTCAATCATTGGCTTGGTCACATTGCGCCTCAAGGCTACGAGTTCTTTGTGCTGGATGCTGCCGGCCGATATGTCGGAAGTGTTGGGTTGAATGCCTTGAGGCCTGCGAACAGGATCGCAAATCTTGGCTACTGGATACGCTCCTCAGCGAAAGGTCGGGGCTTGGCTACGGCTGCCGTAACCGCCTTGGTAGCCTGGGCTCGGAGCAATACGGATTTCAATCGTCTGGAAGTGGTTGTCGCTGTTGGCAACACGGCCAGTCGACGGGTTGCTGAGAAAGCTGGGGCGCACTATGAAGGCGTGGCCAAAGCCAGACTGCTGCTGAAAGGCCAGTATCACGACGCGGCAATGTATTCATTTACCAGCGGCGCAGACGTTGCTTAA